One genomic region from Haloprofundus salinisoli encodes:
- a CDS encoding DUF4040 domain-containing protein — protein sequence MTFTPIEAVTLVFVIGCALTAALLRDVLAAIIASAAYSLGIAVLWVVLQAPDVALTEAAVGAGVMTLLLLLTIAKTVNPDRESRLERVRLRSLVVLVAFAGVLLATVPALPAIGAADSPVVGGEVTQYYLDNAYEETEVGNAVTAVLAAYRGFDTLGEAVVVFTAGVAVLLVLRREVFV from the coding sequence ATGACGTTTACCCCCATCGAAGCGGTGACGCTCGTCTTCGTCATCGGCTGTGCGCTCACGGCCGCACTGCTTCGGGACGTGCTCGCGGCCATCATCGCGTCGGCCGCCTACAGCCTCGGTATCGCCGTCCTCTGGGTCGTCCTGCAGGCGCCCGACGTGGCGCTCACCGAGGCGGCCGTCGGCGCGGGCGTGATGACGCTCCTGCTCCTCCTGACTATCGCCAAGACGGTCAACCCCGACCGGGAGAGCCGGCTCGAGCGCGTCCGACTCCGGTCGCTCGTCGTCCTCGTCGCGTTCGCCGGCGTGTTGCTTGCGACGGTGCCGGCGCTGCCGGCCATCGGCGCGGCGGACTCGCCCGTCGTCGGCGGCGAGGTCACACAGTACTACCTCGACAACGCCTACGAGGAGACCGAGGTCGGAAACGCCGTGACCGCCGTGTTGGCCGCCTACCGTGGGTTCGACACCCTCGGCGAGGCGGTGGTGGTGTTCACCGCCGGCGTCGCGGTTCTGCTGGTGCTGCGCCGGGAGGTGTTCGTATGA
- a CDS encoding MnhB domain-containing protein encodes MSGDDAPSAASNGGTAGNRITHNDDQVPYVESTIIMTTVRTVAPFILTLGLFVMFHGASSAGGGFQGGAIAGTVVLLLAFAFGIGPVRDWLNPAVILGLIAVGVGTFLAIAFGSLLFPNGAFLQYSAYPISHASAYGIELVELGIGAVVAGIIVGLFFLIAAGFELGEPMEDEQ; translated from the coding sequence ATGAGCGGCGACGACGCCCCCAGCGCCGCCTCGAACGGCGGGACCGCCGGCAACCGCATCACGCACAACGACGACCAGGTGCCGTACGTCGAGAGCACCATCATCATGACCACCGTCCGGACCGTCGCCCCGTTCATCCTGACGCTCGGCCTGTTCGTGATGTTCCACGGTGCGTCCTCGGCCGGCGGCGGCTTCCAGGGCGGTGCCATCGCCGGCACTGTCGTGCTGCTGCTCGCGTTCGCGTTCGGTATCGGTCCGGTCCGCGACTGGCTGAACCCGGCTGTCATCCTCGGCCTCATCGCCGTCGGCGTCGGGACGTTCCTCGCCATCGCATTCGGATCGTTGTTGTTCCCGAACGGCGCGTTCCTACAGTACTCCGCGTACCCCATCTCGCACGCGAGCGCCTACGGCATCGAACTGGTCGAACTCGGTATCGGCGCGGTCGTCGCCGGTATCATCGTCGGCCTGTTCTTCCTCATCGCCGCCGGGTTCGAGTTGGGTGAACCGATGGAGGACGAACAATGA
- a CDS encoding FAD-dependent oxidoreductase: MSDTSETEAVTSNGSTDSDRYDVLVVGGGVAGLSAATFTARAGLDTAVVDDGSSIVKRNAHLENVPGFPAGVNSRLFCEMQREQARRNGSTFVDGRVTELRRGDEDAFRARVVNGEEDGTGDGESTELDTTYVVAASWSDTSYLDGLGVDLRVAGSKTYVGDDGLGRTNVEGLYAAGRLTERYHQAVVAAGQGAQTAITLVHDSETPFYNDWVAPEGYFTDRGREVPPGCKEIDETERRRREAESLETMQQFFAEPHPEPQRTHPSLVDDDE, translated from the coding sequence ATGAGCGATACGTCCGAGACGGAAGCAGTAACATCGAACGGCTCGACCGACTCCGACCGCTACGACGTGCTGGTCGTCGGCGGCGGTGTCGCGGGGCTGAGCGCCGCGACGTTCACCGCCCGCGCCGGACTCGACACCGCCGTCGTCGACGACGGCAGCTCGATCGTCAAACGAAACGCGCATCTGGAGAACGTCCCCGGGTTCCCGGCGGGCGTCAACTCCCGCCTGTTCTGCGAGATGCAGCGCGAACAGGCCCGACGGAACGGCAGTACGTTCGTCGACGGCCGAGTGACTGAGCTCCGACGAGGTGACGAGGACGCGTTCCGAGCGAGAGTCGTCAATGGCGAGGAGGACGGCACCGGCGACGGAGAATCCACGGAGCTCGATACGACCTACGTCGTCGCCGCGTCGTGGAGCGACACCTCGTACCTCGACGGACTTGGCGTCGACCTCCGGGTCGCCGGGAGCAAGACCTACGTCGGCGACGACGGCCTCGGCCGGACGAACGTCGAGGGTCTCTACGCGGCCGGTCGACTGACCGAGCGGTACCACCAGGCGGTAGTCGCCGCCGGCCAGGGCGCACAGACCGCGATTACGCTGGTTCACGACTCCGAAACCCCGTTCTACAACGATTGGGTCGCCCCCGAGGGTTACTTCACCGACCGCGGCCGGGAGGTGCCGCCGGGCTGTAAGGAGATAGACGAAACCGAGCGACGCCGACGCGAGGCCGAGTCGCTGGAGACGATGCAGCAGTTCTTCGCCGAACCGCATCCGGAGCCACAGCGAACGCACCCGAGTCTCGTCGACGACGACGAGTAA
- the coaBC gene encoding bifunctional phosphopantothenoylcysteine decarboxylase/phosphopantothenate--cysteine ligase CoaBC: MLQGVNVALGVSGSIAAVKVVELAHELRRQGASVRAVMTDSARGILHPWAVEFATEYPVVTEITGRVEHVELCGREGWADVLLLAPATANTVGKIAAAVDDTPVTTCATTALGAGLSVVVAPAMHEPMYDHPGVLDAIDRVESWGVSFVDPRIEEGKAKIATEEAIVTDVARATTEQSLAGKRVVVTSGATSERIDPIRLLTNRASGRTGREVARACYVRGADVTLVHDGPEVTYATVERVESAAEMLDAVEVACEDADALVSAAAISDFTVSAADEKIRSGEARTLDLEPTPKLVDAVRDAHPELPIVGFKAETTGDDESMVAEAKRILDRASLSFVVANDASVMGENATRALFVRESGRTGEYDGDKTGLGGRVADELAAELGE, encoded by the coding sequence ATGCTTCAGGGAGTCAACGTCGCGCTGGGGGTGTCGGGCAGTATCGCCGCGGTCAAAGTCGTGGAACTCGCCCACGAACTCCGGCGGCAGGGTGCGAGCGTCCGGGCAGTGATGACAGACAGCGCCCGCGGCATCCTCCACCCGTGGGCCGTCGAGTTCGCCACCGAATATCCGGTGGTCACCGAGATTACGGGCCGCGTCGAGCACGTCGAGCTCTGCGGCCGCGAGGGCTGGGCGGACGTGTTGCTCCTCGCGCCCGCGACGGCTAACACCGTCGGCAAAATCGCCGCCGCCGTCGACGACACGCCCGTGACGACGTGTGCGACCACCGCGCTCGGTGCGGGCCTCTCGGTCGTCGTCGCGCCCGCGATGCACGAACCGATGTACGACCACCCCGGCGTCCTCGACGCGATCGACCGCGTCGAGTCGTGGGGCGTTTCGTTCGTCGACCCGCGTATCGAGGAGGGGAAAGCGAAAATCGCCACCGAGGAGGCCATCGTCACCGACGTGGCGCGCGCGACGACCGAGCAGTCGCTGGCGGGAAAACGCGTCGTCGTCACCAGCGGCGCGACGAGCGAGCGAATCGACCCGATTCGCCTGCTGACGAACCGCGCGTCGGGCCGAACCGGCCGCGAAGTCGCCCGCGCCTGCTACGTCCGCGGAGCCGACGTGACGCTCGTCCACGACGGTCCGGAGGTCACCTACGCCACCGTCGAGCGCGTCGAGAGCGCCGCCGAGATGCTCGACGCCGTCGAAGTCGCCTGTGAGGATGCCGACGCCCTCGTCTCCGCCGCCGCCATCTCCGATTTCACCGTCTCCGCCGCAGACGAGAAGATTCGCTCCGGCGAGGCGCGGACGCTCGACCTGGAGCCGACGCCGAAGCTCGTCGACGCGGTCCGCGACGCGCACCCTGAACTCCCCATCGTCGGGTTCAAAGCCGAGACGACGGGCGACGACGAGTCGATGGTCGCCGAGGCGAAACGGATTCTCGACCGGGCGTCGCTGTCGTTCGTCGTCGCCAACGACGCGAGCGTGATGGGCGAGAACGCGACGCGGGCGCTGTTCGTCCGCGAGTCGGGTCGAACCGGCGAGTACGACGGCGACAAGACGGGACTCGGCGGGCGAGTCGCCGACGAACTCGCCGCGGAACTCGGAGAGTGA
- a CDS encoding cation:proton antiporter: MSGIVLAAAGGAGDPANLTPFITDALLGAAAAFVTLAIVVLYRVAKGPTMQDRVIAVNVIGSNTVVILALLAAAFGEPGFLDVALVYALLNFLMSIAISKFTVERGGVI; the protein is encoded by the coding sequence ATGAGCGGCATCGTCCTCGCCGCCGCAGGCGGTGCCGGCGACCCGGCGAATCTCACGCCCTTCATCACTGACGCCCTACTCGGAGCGGCGGCGGCGTTCGTCACACTCGCCATCGTCGTGCTCTACCGCGTCGCCAAGGGGCCGACGATGCAGGACCGCGTCATCGCCGTCAACGTCATCGGCTCGAACACCGTGGTCATCCTCGCGCTGTTGGCCGCGGCGTTCGGCGAACCCGGCTTCCTCGACGTGGCGCTGGTGTACGCGCTGTTGAACTTCCTGATGAGCATCGCCATCTCGAAGTTCACCGTCGAACGAGGGGGTGTCATATGA
- a CDS encoding cation:proton antiporter subunit C — MAEILLTRYNYVVVALLLPIGAYMMVENRNLVKKVIGMNIFQSGIFLFFITSAYREGASPPIVGSGAEGATYVSPLPHVLILTAIVVGVSLTAVALALVVRIYTEYGTLDEVNLREVRADE, encoded by the coding sequence ATCGCAGAGATTCTACTCACACGCTACAACTACGTCGTCGTCGCGCTGCTGCTGCCTATCGGTGCGTACATGATGGTCGAGAACCGGAACCTCGTCAAGAAGGTAATCGGCATGAACATCTTCCAGTCGGGCATCTTCCTGTTCTTCATCACGTCGGCGTACCGCGAGGGCGCGAGCCCGCCCATTGTCGGCAGCGGTGCCGAAGGAGCGACGTACGTCAGTCCGCTGCCGCACGTGCTCATCCTGACGGCCATCGTCGTCGGGGTGAGCCTGACGGCGGTAGCGCTGGCGCTCGTCGTCCGCATCTACACCGAGTACGGCACGCTCGACGAAGTGAACCTCCGGGAGGTGCGCGCAGATGAGTGA
- a CDS encoding Cdc6/Cdc18 family protein, which yields MAPDSIFEDEAEVFRDIEVLEEDYTPDTILCRDEVMTEYINVLKPIYKGRPPQNAFLYGDTGVGKTAVTNHLTTQLEADIRQKNEDIERKHEQNDQRADEGGEAQPSVDTDAAVDLTIVKVNCQNLTSTGERTSSYQVAIALVNELRPPKDMIASTGYAPQAVYSMLYEEMDALGGTVLVILDEVDRIGADDTILYELPRARANEKVENARIGLIGISNDYTFRSNLSPKVKDTLCETEIKFPAYNAMQLREILRDRASRALYDNTYGDDVIALCAALATRESSGSARKAINLLRRAGEIAENDGRTTIVEGDVHEAKDDLEYGDMVDSITDQDAHKRYVLAAVAHLSKADATPARVKEVHRAYRAVAESYAADPLSQRGMYNHLTKLAMLGFLTSHDNNEGIKGGQYYEFEFSDEVDRSKVREAFESMGLSWNDVRIHAP from the coding sequence ATGGCTCCCGACTCTATTTTCGAAGACGAGGCCGAGGTGTTCCGCGACATCGAGGTGCTCGAAGAGGACTACACTCCGGACACGATCCTCTGCCGCGACGAGGTGATGACGGAGTACATCAACGTCCTCAAACCCATCTACAAAGGCCGCCCGCCGCAGAACGCGTTCCTCTACGGCGACACCGGTGTCGGCAAGACCGCCGTGACCAACCACCTCACGACGCAGTTGGAAGCCGACATCCGACAGAAGAACGAGGATATCGAGCGGAAGCACGAACAGAACGACCAGCGAGCGGACGAGGGCGGAGAGGCACAACCCTCGGTCGACACCGACGCCGCCGTCGATCTCACCATCGTCAAGGTGAACTGTCAGAACCTCACCTCCACCGGCGAGCGAACCTCCTCCTACCAGGTCGCCATCGCGCTGGTCAACGAACTCCGCCCGCCGAAGGACATGATCGCCTCCACCGGCTACGCTCCTCAGGCGGTGTACTCGATGCTGTACGAGGAGATGGACGCCCTCGGCGGCACGGTGTTGGTCATCCTCGACGAGGTCGACCGCATCGGCGCCGACGACACCATCCTCTACGAACTCCCGCGTGCGCGAGCGAACGAGAAGGTCGAAAACGCCCGCATCGGCCTCATCGGCATCTCCAACGACTACACGTTCCGGTCGAACCTCTCGCCGAAGGTCAAAGACACGCTCTGCGAGACCGAGATCAAGTTCCCCGCCTACAACGCGATGCAACTGCGCGAGATTCTGCGAGACCGCGCCTCCCGCGCGCTCTACGACAACACCTACGGCGACGACGTCATCGCGCTCTGTGCGGCGCTCGCCACTCGTGAATCCTCGGGGAGCGCGCGAAAAGCCATCAACCTGCTGCGCCGCGCGGGTGAAATCGCCGAGAACGACGGCCGGACGACCATCGTCGAGGGCGACGTCCACGAGGCGAAAGACGACTTGGAGTACGGCGACATGGTCGACTCCATCACCGACCAGGACGCGCACAAACGCTACGTACTCGCCGCCGTCGCCCACCTCTCGAAGGCCGACGCGACGCCCGCCCGCGTGAAAGAGGTCCACCGCGCGTACCGCGCCGTCGCCGAGAGCTACGCCGCGGACCCGCTGAGCCAACGCGGGATGTACAACCACCTGACGAAACTGGCGATGCTCGGCTTTCTCACCTCCCACGACAACAACGAGGGCATCAAAGGCGGCCAGTACTACGAGTTCGAGTTCTCCGACGAGGTCGACCGCTCGAAAGTCCGCGAGGCGTTCGAGTCGATGGGCCTCTCCTGGAACGACGTCCGAATTCACGCCCCGTAG
- a CDS encoding monovalent cation/H+ antiporter subunit D family protein, translated as MSDLLALLVAVPILGALLALVVGYKFERVGWGVTLVTSLVHTALAGTVAARVYTGGSPLDYTVGGFQPPFGIELVVDGLNAAVVVLVAAVALGVLAYARRAGPHSPAFYTGYLLLVAGLSGMSITGDMFNLYVFLEITGLAAYALVATGDDGRSAVGALKYLLVGTVGASLFLVGIGYAFVATGTLNMADLAEKIAGVGYGSTLVRASFAFVVTGLAVKTALYPLHSWQPEAYASAPDSISALISALVSTVSAYALARVIYSVYTVDFLASVAYAREFVLALAGVSIVAGSVLAVMQSELKRMLAYSSVSQFGLVVAAFAIANEAAVTGGLVHLVGHAVMKGGLFLAVGAIAARTGVRYVEQFDGLAARAPLLSAAFAVLSLSMVGVPPAVGFVGKWYIALGAIQAQSWPIAVVILLSTLLTLAYFLRLIERMYFRSAAPTETPADSPTGTGAAAVADGGETSGADDDEPPTLGRGDDADFVGPSVGMVAVVVVAAALAVGLGPLVSAFEPLLDPTLELLLQP; from the coding sequence ATGAGTGACCTGCTTGCGCTTCTGGTCGCCGTTCCGATTCTGGGCGCGCTGCTCGCGCTCGTCGTCGGCTACAAGTTCGAACGGGTCGGATGGGGCGTGACGCTCGTCACCTCGCTGGTGCACACCGCGTTGGCGGGAACCGTCGCCGCACGGGTGTACACCGGCGGTTCTCCGCTGGACTACACCGTCGGCGGCTTCCAGCCACCGTTCGGTATCGAACTCGTCGTCGACGGTCTCAACGCCGCCGTCGTCGTCTTGGTCGCGGCCGTCGCCCTCGGCGTGCTCGCCTACGCGCGCCGCGCCGGTCCCCACTCGCCGGCGTTCTACACCGGCTACCTGCTGTTGGTCGCCGGGCTCTCGGGGATGAGCATCACCGGAGACATGTTCAACCTCTACGTCTTCCTCGAAATCACCGGTCTCGCCGCCTACGCGCTGGTGGCGACCGGCGACGACGGGCGCTCGGCCGTCGGCGCGCTGAAGTACCTCCTCGTGGGGACCGTCGGCGCGTCGCTGTTCCTCGTCGGCATCGGCTACGCCTTCGTCGCCACGGGGACGCTCAACATGGCCGACCTCGCCGAGAAAATCGCCGGCGTCGGCTACGGGTCGACGCTCGTCCGGGCCTCGTTCGCGTTCGTCGTGACCGGCCTGGCCGTCAAGACGGCTTTGTACCCGCTGCACTCCTGGCAACCGGAGGCGTACGCGAGCGCCCCCGACAGCATCAGCGCGCTCATCTCGGCGCTCGTTTCGACGGTGTCGGCGTACGCGCTCGCGCGAGTGATTTACAGCGTCTACACCGTCGACTTCCTCGCCTCCGTCGCCTACGCCCGCGAGTTCGTCCTCGCGTTGGCCGGCGTCAGCATCGTCGCCGGGAGCGTCCTCGCGGTGATGCAGAGCGAGCTCAAGCGGATGCTCGCGTACTCGTCGGTGTCGCAGTTCGGCCTTGTCGTCGCCGCCTTCGCCATCGCCAACGAGGCGGCGGTGACGGGCGGTCTCGTCCACCTCGTCGGCCACGCCGTGATGAAAGGCGGCCTGTTCCTCGCGGTGGGTGCCATCGCGGCGCGGACGGGCGTGCGATACGTCGAACAGTTCGACGGCCTCGCCGCCCGTGCGCCGCTTCTCAGCGCCGCGTTCGCGGTGCTGTCGCTGTCGATGGTGGGCGTGCCGCCCGCGGTCGGTTTCGTCGGCAAGTGGTACATCGCCCTCGGTGCGATTCAAGCGCAGTCGTGGCCCATCGCGGTCGTCATCCTGCTGAGCACGCTGCTGACGCTGGCGTACTTCCTGCGCCTCATCGAGCGGATGTACTTCCGCTCGGCCGCGCCGACGGAGACGCCCGCCGACTCGCCGACCGGAACCGGTGCGGCGGCCGTCGCCGACGGGGGTGAGACGAGCGGTGCGGACGACGACGAACCGCCCACCCTCGGCAGAGGTGACGACGCCGACTTCGTCGGCCCGTCCGTCGGGATGGTCGCCGTCGTGGTCGTCGCGGCGGCGTTGGCCGTCGGACTCGGCCCGCTGGTCTCCGCCTTCGAACCGCTGCTCGACCCGACCCTCGAACTCCTACTCCAGCCATGA
- a CDS encoding monovalent cation/H+ antiporter subunit E, producing the protein MAGEPEADETGARVLVPVGESSTLRNTVAYAVRTARERAADADGSAAVHFVYPALWRAVEPTRAEKFERARELLDRVEMWAHEDLGDDDGDAAEPTVEIETDVVGADEYLFSPADFARVLVSYAREHDLARVVVDPEYQPGGNAPMLRPLEYELTKSELRVEEAPVERPTRRGMLVGRESLTQYLLVFGASYLFYLTLGGFSGTFDLVTGAISAAIVTVVLGKIALKGKPSPRALPGELGRLLLYTPYLLWEIAKANVALAYVILHPRLPIDPKMVQFEAAVWNDLPATTLANSITLTPGTLTVEVSQREFYIHSLTQSAREDLFDGALERAVRFVFYGRAAARIPSPKERGATREELGETPNDSLTTDGGTDR; encoded by the coding sequence GTGGCAGGTGAACCGGAGGCAGACGAGACCGGAGCGCGCGTACTGGTTCCCGTCGGCGAGTCGTCGACGCTGCGCAACACCGTCGCGTACGCCGTGCGGACCGCCCGCGAACGCGCCGCCGACGCCGACGGTTCCGCGGCCGTCCACTTCGTCTACCCGGCGCTGTGGCGGGCGGTCGAACCGACGCGCGCAGAGAAGTTCGAACGAGCCCGAGAGCTGCTCGACCGCGTCGAGATGTGGGCCCACGAGGACCTCGGCGACGACGACGGTGACGCGGCGGAACCGACCGTCGAGATAGAGACGGACGTCGTCGGCGCCGACGAGTATCTGTTCAGCCCCGCCGACTTCGCCCGCGTTCTCGTCTCGTACGCGAGAGAACACGACCTCGCCCGGGTCGTCGTCGACCCGGAGTACCAACCGGGCGGCAACGCGCCGATGCTCCGACCGCTGGAGTACGAACTGACGAAATCCGAGCTGCGCGTCGAGGAGGCACCCGTCGAACGGCCGACCCGTCGAGGGATGCTCGTCGGCCGCGAGAGTCTGACGCAGTATCTACTCGTCTTCGGCGCATCGTACCTCTTTTATCTCACACTCGGCGGTTTCAGTGGCACGTTCGACCTCGTCACGGGCGCGATAAGCGCCGCCATCGTCACGGTCGTACTCGGGAAAATCGCGCTGAAAGGGAAACCGAGCCCCCGCGCACTCCCCGGCGAACTCGGCCGACTCCTCCTCTACACGCCGTATCTCCTCTGGGAGATTGCGAAAGCGAACGTCGCGTTGGCGTACGTCATCCTCCACCCGCGGCTGCCCATCGACCCGAAGATGGTACAGTTCGAGGCGGCGGTGTGGAACGACCTCCCGGCGACGACCCTCGCAAACAGCATCACGCTCACGCCGGGGACGTTGACCGTCGAGGTGAGCCAGCGGGAGTTCTACATCCACTCGCTCACGCAGTCCGCACGCGAGGACCTCTTCGACGGTGCGCTGGAACGCGCCGTCAGATTCGTCTTCTACGGCCGCGCCGCAGCCCGAATCCCGAGTCCGAAGGAGCGCGGCGCGACGCGCGAGGAGCTCGGCGAAACGCCGAACGACTCGCTGACCACCGACGGGGGGACCGACCGATGA
- a CDS encoding cation:proton antiporter, with protein MTDIPSLRPLAAVAVPAVAIAFIYASNRRPNVREAWTLLAAASTFVIVASMVPRTLAGDTYVTNLGAFVPIGDETVAFALQADALGMLFGLLASLLWLVTSFYSIGYMRGLHEHAQTRYFAAFAASVASAVGVAFAANLLVLFVFYELLTVATYPLVGHDETAESRAAGRKYLAYTFGGGVAVLAGTVLVYVLAGSVTFTPGGIEGLASADPTLGRAAFALLTLGFGVKAALMPVHSWLPDAMVAPTPVSGLLHAVAVVKSGVFGIARLVLEVFGPETVGSLGVGVPLAAVAAFTLLTASVIALRQDNLKRRLAYSTVSQLSYIVLGLGIGASLGGDPARYALIGGLLHIPAHAFMKLTLFFCAGIIHVETHTDDISDMAGIGRRMPLTMTAFGVAAAGMAGIPLVAGFVSKFYLLVGTASGGEVAFTVALLVSGVLNIAYFWPVVYQAFFESETPGGHDRKPLVEHRYGGRADIAADGGKRHGDESADVGDGSALAGDASAGARANEIQKPADPTGEYAVDRNPSDHTKQGGELGDGAEEMADRDAQGEADHDHHHQGGPPTGGWERRSWLGGESTWFMLGPILTAATGSVVLGLVPGRAVFLQIVEQVVTAATTATAAATMGVLF; from the coding sequence ATGACTGATATCCCATCACTCAGACCGCTCGCGGCGGTCGCCGTTCCGGCGGTCGCCATCGCCTTCATCTACGCGTCGAACCGCCGGCCGAACGTCCGTGAGGCGTGGACGCTGCTCGCCGCCGCCTCGACGTTCGTCATCGTGGCGAGCATGGTGCCGCGCACGCTCGCGGGCGACACCTACGTGACCAATCTCGGGGCGTTCGTCCCGATCGGCGACGAGACCGTCGCGTTCGCCCTGCAGGCGGACGCGCTCGGGATGCTGTTCGGCCTGCTGGCGAGTCTGTTGTGGCTCGTCACCAGTTTCTACAGCATCGGCTACATGCGCGGCCTGCACGAACACGCCCAGACCCGGTACTTCGCGGCGTTCGCCGCCAGCGTGGCCAGCGCCGTCGGCGTCGCGTTCGCCGCGAACCTGCTCGTGTTGTTCGTCTTCTACGAACTGCTGACGGTGGCGACCTACCCGCTCGTCGGCCACGACGAGACGGCCGAGTCGCGCGCGGCCGGTCGGAAGTATCTGGCCTACACCTTCGGCGGCGGCGTCGCCGTCCTCGCCGGGACTGTTCTCGTCTACGTGCTCGCCGGGAGCGTGACGTTCACACCCGGCGGCATCGAGGGCCTCGCCTCCGCAGACCCGACGCTCGGCCGCGCGGCGTTCGCACTGCTCACGCTCGGCTTCGGCGTCAAGGCGGCGCTGATGCCCGTCCACTCGTGGCTGCCGGACGCGATGGTCGCGCCGACGCCCGTCTCGGGTCTCCTACACGCGGTGGCCGTCGTCAAATCCGGCGTGTTCGGTATCGCCCGCCTCGTCCTCGAGGTGTTCGGTCCCGAGACGGTCGGGAGCCTCGGCGTCGGCGTTCCGCTGGCGGCGGTCGCCGCCTTCACGCTGCTGACGGCGAGCGTCATCGCGCTCCGACAGGACAACCTCAAGCGCCGCCTCGCGTACTCGACGGTGAGCCAGCTGTCGTACATCGTCCTCGGCCTCGGTATCGGCGCGTCACTCGGCGGCGATCCCGCGAGGTACGCGCTCATCGGGGGTCTGCTGCACATCCCCGCCCACGCGTTCATGAAGCTCACGCTGTTTTTCTGTGCGGGTATCATCCACGTCGAGACCCACACCGACGACATCAGCGACATGGCCGGCATCGGCAGGCGGATGCCGCTGACGATGACCGCCTTCGGCGTCGCCGCCGCCGGGATGGCGGGCATCCCGCTCGTCGCCGGCTTCGTCAGCAAGTTCTACCTGCTCGTCGGCACCGCCTCCGGCGGTGAAGTCGCCTTCACCGTCGCGCTGCTGGTCTCCGGCGTGCTGAACATCGCGTACTTCTGGCCGGTCGTCTACCAGGCGTTCTTCGAGAGCGAGACGCCCGGCGGCCACGACCGGAAACCGCTCGTCGAACACCGCTACGGCGGTCGGGCGGACATCGCCGCCGACGGGGGGAAACGCCACGGCGACGAGAGCGCGGACGTCGGCGACGGCTCCGCGCTGGCCGGCGACGCCAGCGCCGGGGCCCGCGCGAACGAGATCCAGAAACCCGCGGACCCGACCGGCGAGTACGCCGTCGACCGCAATCCGAGCGACCACACGAAACAGGGCGGCGAACTCGGCGACGGGGCCGAGGAGATGGCCGACCGCGACGCGCAGGGCGAAGCGGACCACGACCACCACCACCAAGGCGGCCCGCCGACCGGCGGCTGGGAGCGCCGTAGCTGGCTCGGCGGCGAGAGCACGTGGTTCATGCTCGGTCCGATTCTGACGGCCGCGACCGGGTCCGTCGTACTCGGCCTCGTGCCGGGTCGGGCGGTGTTCCTGCAGATCGTCGAACAGGTGGTCACGGCGGCGACGACTGCGACCGCCGCCGCGACGATGGGGGTGTTGTTCTGA